In Saccharothrix syringae, the following are encoded in one genomic region:
- a CDS encoding DoxX family membrane protein encodes MTAFAHSRGTSGVEARAAATTATRADAGAVALAVLRITTGFVFLWAFFDKLFGLGYATKDAGAWLNGGSPTKGFLSRVAVGPLESTFHAMAGAWWADWLFMLGLLAIGVAVVAGIGLRVAAVAGTLMMLLMWAAEWPLARFTSAGEPSMSTNPIVDYHIVYAVALIAVAFAGAGATWGLGRWWAGLPVVRDHAWLR; translated from the coding sequence ATGACAGCGTTCGCCCACTCCAGGGGCACCAGCGGCGTCGAGGCCCGTGCGGCCGCCACGACGGCGACGCGCGCCGACGCCGGGGCCGTCGCGCTCGCGGTCCTGCGGATCACGACGGGGTTCGTGTTCCTCTGGGCGTTCTTCGACAAGCTGTTCGGCCTGGGCTACGCCACCAAGGACGCCGGGGCGTGGCTCAACGGCGGGTCGCCCACCAAGGGCTTCCTGAGCCGGGTCGCGGTCGGCCCGCTGGAGTCGACCTTCCACGCGATGGCCGGCGCCTGGTGGGCGGACTGGCTGTTCATGCTCGGCCTGCTCGCCATCGGCGTCGCCGTCGTCGCGGGCATCGGCCTGCGCGTCGCCGCCGTCGCCGGGACGCTGATGATGCTGCTGATGTGGGCCGCCGAGTGGCCCCTGGCGCGGTTCACCTCGGCCGGCGAGCCCAGCATGTCGACCAACCCGATCGTCGACTACCACATCGTCTACGCCGTCGCGCTGATCGCCGTCGCCTTCGCCGGCGCGGGCGCCACCTGGGGCCTGGGCCGCTGGTGGGCCGGCCTCCCGGTGGTCCGCGACCACGCCTGGCTGCGGTGA
- a CDS encoding DUF6069 family protein, producing MLDRREHHRTALEPPDTVILPYTAADEPADRPEPGRAPVASRLWAGGAATALVAGLLAVVGILLARGVLGIAVLAPDGAGAWGDADTTGYPLVAAGCAFVATALAQLLLSTTPDALRFFTRIALLVTAITAVLPLSLDVPAPSRVTTAVLNVAIGIAITVSLRGVLRRSTTWGPRRTGRRTP from the coding sequence ATGCTCGACCGCCGGGAGCACCACCGCACGGCACTGGAGCCGCCGGACACGGTGATCCTGCCCTACACCGCGGCGGACGAGCCGGCGGACCGTCCCGAGCCGGGACGCGCCCCCGTCGCGAGCCGGCTGTGGGCGGGCGGCGCGGCCACCGCCCTGGTCGCCGGGCTGCTCGCGGTCGTCGGCATCCTCCTGGCACGCGGGGTGCTGGGCATCGCCGTGCTCGCCCCCGACGGCGCGGGCGCCTGGGGTGACGCCGACACCACCGGCTACCCCCTGGTCGCGGCGGGCTGCGCGTTCGTCGCGACCGCACTGGCCCAGCTGCTGCTGAGCACCACCCCGGACGCGCTCCGCTTCTTCACCCGGATCGCCCTGCTGGTCACGGCCATCACCGCGGTGCTGCCGCTGAGCCTGGACGTGCCCGCCCCCAGCCGCGTCACCACGGCCGTGCTCAACGTCGCCATCGGCATCGCGATCACGGTGTCCCTGCGCGGGGTCCTGCGCCGGTCGACGACCTGGGGACCGAGGCGAACGGGTCGGAGGACACCGTGA
- a CDS encoding CBS domain-containing protein — MREPTVASLMTREVVSAGPTTPFKDIAATLIGREFAAVPVVDDDGHPIGVVSEDDLLPEEEYRGGIEAAPSSFAGHEAKRRWHRAHGTTAADVMTAPVVTVGPDEPVSAAAHRLAEAGVRGLFVVDAGGRLVGVLSRRDLLRVLLRPDDELRDEITREVLGRALWLEPAAVEVGVTDGVVTLRGHVERRSEADIAVRLTRAVPGVVDVVDQLTHSWDDTDTSYRFG, encoded by the coding sequence ATGCGTGAACCCACCGTCGCCTCGCTGATGACCCGCGAGGTGGTCAGCGCCGGTCCCACCACGCCGTTCAAGGACATCGCCGCCACCCTCATCGGACGGGAGTTCGCCGCCGTGCCGGTGGTGGACGACGACGGCCACCCGATCGGCGTGGTGTCCGAGGACGACCTGCTGCCCGAGGAGGAGTACCGCGGCGGCATCGAGGCGGCGCCCTCGTCGTTCGCCGGGCACGAGGCCAAGCGGCGTTGGCATCGTGCGCACGGCACCACCGCGGCCGACGTGATGACCGCGCCGGTGGTCACCGTCGGTCCCGACGAGCCGGTGAGCGCGGCCGCGCACCGGTTGGCCGAGGCGGGGGTGCGCGGGCTGTTCGTGGTCGACGCCGGGGGCCGGCTGGTCGGCGTGCTGTCGCGCCGCGACCTGCTGCGGGTCCTCCTGCGCCCCGACGACGAACTGCGCGACGAGATCACGCGCGAGGTCCTGGGGCGCGCGCTGTGGCTGGAACCCGCCGCGGTGGAGGTCGGCGTGACCGACGGCGTGGTCACGCTGCGCGGGCACGTCGAGCGGCGCAGCGAGGCCGACATCGCCGTCCGGCTCACCCGGGCCGTGCCCGGTGTCGTCGACGTCGTCGACCAGCTCACCCACAGCTGGGACGACACCGACACCAGCTACCGGTTCGGATGA
- a CDS encoding bifunctional acetate--CoA ligase family protein/GNAT family N-acetyltransferase, which translates to MDDQTVEARVGGSGTTGATERLDDRALLADGSVVALRELGPDDADALLALHRGLPPDDRYLRFFSTSPRHLEDFVARLTSPDEPRHVVVGAFAGNVLVGAASYVLLDGDTAEVALVVAHDRQSHGVGTLMLEHLVSLARTRGVRRFSADVLTANSRMLRVFADLGLVCTSTVDKSEVRVDLGLDVGERYLEAVADRELAADVASLRAVLRPSSIVVVGAGRKRSSVGNAVLYNLVLGGYPGALYAVNPHADRVLGVDCHGSVADLPEAPELAVVCVPAEAVPRVAEDCGRHGVKALVVITSGVDPERLSDVVRRYGMRLVGPNCVGVSGTDPDLPVNATFMAGRPAAGDIGVVTQSGGIAIAVVERLRALGLGTTELVSTGDKHDVSGNDLLLWWERDERTRAVVLYLESFGNPRKFSRLARRVARHKPVLAIRAASSEAGQRAAASHTASTATPAVTRDALFRQAGVTAVDGVTDLVEVLAALHATPLPAGRAVAVLSNAGGLGVLAADACARHGLSIAELGLGTTAALELLLPGTASTRNPIDTTAAVDEGTFARCLDLVAADPAVDAVVAVTVPTAVGDPAAGVHRTAKPVLAVGADQDGAVSLTGDGIARYADPARAAAVLAALADRGEWLRRPAAEPAEPPGVDLAEARAVLAGQDGWLSPHRVVRLLGAFGLPVLGGVLVEDAESAVAAQRSFDVPVALKAVADDLLHKSRGGGVLLGLAGADAVTRGFEELRDRFGDRLTGVFVQPMAERGRELLVGVVTDPRFGPLVVTGLGGVDTDLVDDRAAALAPLSEADATDLLHRFRAAREVFVEHDESAVLDVLRRVSLLAELLPEVVELDLNPLVLTRDGVVAVDARVRVAPVEPVDPFLRRLRDPRRTP; encoded by the coding sequence ATGGACGACCAAACCGTCGAGGCCCGGGTGGGTGGCTCAGGGACCACGGGTGCGACCGAGCGCCTCGACGACCGCGCGCTGCTGGCCGACGGGTCCGTGGTGGCGCTGCGCGAGCTGGGCCCCGACGACGCCGACGCCCTGCTGGCCCTGCACCGCGGCCTGCCGCCGGACGACCGGTACCTGCGGTTCTTCAGCACCTCACCCCGGCACCTGGAGGACTTCGTCGCCCGGCTGACCTCGCCGGACGAGCCGCGGCACGTCGTGGTCGGCGCGTTCGCGGGGAACGTCCTGGTCGGTGCGGCGAGCTACGTCCTGCTCGACGGCGACACCGCCGAGGTGGCGCTGGTGGTCGCGCACGACCGGCAGTCGCACGGCGTGGGCACGCTGATGCTGGAGCACCTGGTCTCGCTGGCCCGCACGCGCGGTGTGCGGCGGTTCTCGGCCGACGTCCTCACCGCCAACTCCCGGATGCTGCGCGTGTTCGCCGACCTGGGTCTGGTTTGTACGTCCACTGTGGACAAAAGTGAGGTGCGCGTCGACCTCGGGCTGGACGTCGGTGAGCGCTACCTGGAGGCCGTCGCCGACCGCGAGCTGGCCGCCGACGTGGCCAGCCTGCGCGCCGTGCTCAGGCCGTCCTCGATCGTGGTGGTGGGTGCCGGGCGCAAGCGGTCCTCGGTCGGCAACGCCGTGCTCTACAACCTGGTCCTCGGCGGCTACCCGGGCGCGCTGTACGCGGTGAACCCGCACGCCGACCGGGTGCTGGGCGTCGACTGCCACGGCTCGGTGGCCGACCTGCCGGAGGCACCGGAGCTGGCGGTGGTGTGCGTCCCGGCCGAGGCGGTGCCGCGGGTCGCCGAGGACTGCGGACGGCACGGGGTGAAAGCCCTGGTGGTGATCACCTCCGGGGTGGACCCGGAGCGGCTGTCGGACGTCGTGCGCCGGTACGGGATGCGCCTGGTGGGCCCGAACTGCGTCGGCGTGTCCGGCACCGACCCCGACCTGCCGGTGAACGCCACCTTCATGGCCGGTCGCCCCGCCGCGGGCGACATCGGGGTGGTCACCCAGTCCGGCGGGATCGCGATCGCCGTGGTCGAGCGGCTGCGCGCGCTCGGCCTGGGCACCACCGAACTGGTCTCCACCGGCGACAAGCACGACGTGAGCGGCAACGACCTGCTGCTGTGGTGGGAGCGCGACGAGCGCACCCGCGCGGTGGTGCTGTACCTGGAGTCGTTCGGCAACCCGCGCAAGTTCTCCCGCCTGGCCCGCCGGGTCGCCCGGCACAAGCCGGTGCTGGCCATCCGCGCCGCGAGCAGCGAGGCCGGGCAACGCGCCGCCGCCTCGCACACCGCCTCCACCGCCACCCCCGCGGTCACCCGGGACGCGCTGTTCCGGCAGGCCGGGGTGACCGCGGTGGACGGCGTCACCGACCTGGTGGAGGTGCTGGCCGCGCTGCACGCCACCCCGCTGCCCGCCGGCCGCGCCGTGGCCGTGCTGTCCAACGCGGGCGGGCTGGGCGTGCTCGCCGCCGACGCCTGCGCCCGCCACGGCCTGTCGATCGCCGAGCTGGGCCTGGGCACCACCGCGGCGTTGGAACTGCTGCTGCCCGGCACCGCGAGCACGCGCAACCCCATCGACACCACCGCCGCCGTGGACGAGGGCACGTTCGCCCGCTGCCTGGACCTGGTCGCGGCCGACCCGGCCGTGGACGCGGTCGTCGCGGTCACCGTGCCCACCGCCGTCGGCGACCCGGCGGCCGGCGTCCACCGCACCGCCAAGCCGGTGCTCGCGGTGGGCGCCGACCAGGACGGGGCGGTGTCGCTGACCGGGGACGGCATCGCCCGCTACGCCGACCCCGCCCGGGCCGCCGCCGTGCTGGCCGCGCTGGCCGACCGCGGCGAGTGGCTGCGCCGCCCCGCGGCCGAGCCCGCCGAGCCGCCCGGCGTCGACCTGGCCGAGGCCCGCGCCGTCCTCGCCGGGCAGGACGGCTGGCTCTCGCCCCACCGCGTGGTCCGGCTGCTCGGGGCGTTCGGGCTGCCCGTGCTCGGCGGCGTGCTGGTGGAGGACGCGGAGTCCGCCGTGGCCGCCCAGCGCTCCTTCGACGTCCCGGTGGCGCTCAAGGCCGTGGCCGACGACCTGCTGCACAAGAGCAGGGGCGGCGGCGTGCTGCTCGGCCTCGCCGGCGCCGACGCGGTCACCCGCGGCTTCGAGGAGCTGCGCGACCGGTTCGGCGACCGCCTGACCGGCGTGTTCGTCCAGCCGATGGCCGAGCGCGGGCGCGAACTGCTCGTCGGCGTGGTCACCGACCCGCGGTTCGGGCCGCTGGTGGTCACCGGGCTGGGCGGGGTCGACACCGACCTGGTCGACGACCGGGCCGCCGCGCTCGCCCCGCTGTCCGAGGCCGACGCGACCGACCTGCTGCACCGCTTCCGCGCCGCGCGGGAGGTGTTCGTCGAGCACGACGAGAGCGCCGTGCTCGACGTGCTGCGCCGCGTGTCGCTGCTGGCCGAACTGCTGCCCGAGGTCGTCGAGCTCGACCTCAACCCCCTGGTCCTCACCCGTGACGGGGTCGTCGCGGTGGACGCGCGCGTGCGCGTCGCCCCGGTCGAGCCGGTCGACCCGTTCCTGCGCAGGCTGCGCGACCCCCGGAGGACGCCATGA
- a CDS encoding Rv1733c family protein: MDTEPVARLARNLFPGRNPLARVGDRLEGVAAVASLLVTLLGLPVAAALGSESYVRQAALSEQQLGARHQTGAVLPADSPVSAGAAGAGSAVATAGVPAEWQVPGGGARRGEVTASRDLRAGTVVRVWVDDDGAVVPAPLTAEGAVVGAVALALGAWIALGGAAALFYVLVRSVHHRLQLRRWDAGWEAVEPLWRRLA, encoded by the coding sequence GTGGACACCGAGCCCGTCGCGCGCCTGGCGCGCAACCTCTTCCCGGGGCGCAACCCGCTCGCCCGCGTCGGCGACCGCCTCGAAGGCGTGGCCGCCGTGGCGTCCCTGCTGGTGACGCTGCTGGGCCTGCCGGTGGCGGCCGCGCTCGGCTCGGAGTCGTACGTGCGGCAGGCCGCGCTGTCCGAGCAGCAGCTGGGCGCCCGGCACCAGACCGGGGCCGTGCTGCCGGCGGACTCGCCGGTCTCCGCCGGCGCGGCGGGTGCCGGGTCCGCCGTGGCGACCGCCGGGGTCCCCGCCGAGTGGCAGGTGCCCGGTGGCGGTGCCCGGCGCGGTGAGGTGACCGCGAGCCGCGACCTGCGCGCCGGGACCGTCGTGCGCGTCTGGGTGGACGACGACGGCGCGGTCGTGCCCGCACCGCTGACCGCGGAGGGCGCGGTCGTCGGTGCGGTGGCCCTGGCGCTCGGCGCGTGGATCGCGCTGGGCGGGGCCGCGGCCCTGTTCTACGTCCTGGTCCGGTCGGTCCACCACCGGCTCCAGCTGCGCCGCTGGGACGCCGGGTGGGAGGCCGTCGAACCGCTGTGGAGGAGGTTGGCGTGA
- a CDS encoding PLDc N-terminal domain-containing protein gives MTKKWSELSRSRQRAAVALATAQVGLAAAWTDLARRPASAVNGRKGLWALVIGVNFIGPPAWFLWGRR, from the coding sequence ATGACGAAGAAGTGGAGCGAGCTGTCCCGCTCGCGACAACGCGCCGCGGTGGCCCTGGCCACCGCGCAGGTCGGCTTGGCGGCGGCGTGGACGGACCTGGCCCGCCGGCCCGCCTCGGCCGTCAACGGCCGAAAAGGACTGTGGGCACTGGTCATCGGCGTCAACTTCATCGGCCCGCCGGCCTGGTTCCTCTGGGGGCGCAGGTAG
- a CDS encoding nicotinate phosphoribosyltransferase has translation MTGLRSDLHEVRMAASYLRRGMTGDATVSLFVRTLPVGRGFLVAAGLADCLAFLEAFRFTGDELDYLDSSGIDAVDLEDLRFTGGVRAVPEGRVVFAGEPLLEVTAPLPQAQLVGTALLNLVTFQTAVASKAARCAFAADGAELVEFAARRAHGPSAAMAVARASAIAGFDATGHLAAAHRYGLRAAGTVDHSAVLAFGDERAAFRAFIEDHPDAVLPVDTYDTLAGVRAAIESGRPAGVRLGSGDLGELSVRTRELLDAAGLHDTRIVVGGGLDEHGIAALVAAGAPIDVFGVGTRLGVCADAPLLDSACELVDYDGRPVAGPSRGRTTTPGAKQVHRGTAAEGDVLATRDEPVPAGREPLLVPVMTAGRRTGPVRTAAEAVADACECFRVDALWLPPETRQLRGARPVPVRLSHRLAALTTRVRENGGRTTE, from the coding sequence ATGACGGGGTTGCGCAGCGACCTCCACGAGGTCCGGATGGCGGCGAGCTACCTGCGGCGCGGGATGACCGGCGACGCGACGGTCAGCCTGTTCGTCCGCACCCTCCCGGTCGGGCGCGGTTTCCTGGTGGCCGCCGGCCTGGCCGACTGCCTGGCCTTCCTGGAGGCGTTCCGGTTCACCGGGGACGAACTGGACTACCTGGACAGCTCGGGCATCGACGCGGTGGACCTGGAGGACCTGCGGTTCACCGGGGGCGTCCGGGCGGTGCCCGAGGGGCGCGTGGTGTTCGCCGGCGAGCCGCTGCTGGAGGTCACCGCGCCGCTCCCGCAGGCGCAACTGGTGGGCACCGCCCTGCTGAACCTGGTGACGTTCCAGACCGCGGTGGCGTCGAAGGCGGCCCGCTGCGCCTTCGCCGCGGACGGCGCGGAACTGGTCGAGTTCGCCGCCCGCCGCGCGCACGGGCCCTCCGCGGCGATGGCCGTCGCGCGGGCGTCCGCCATCGCCGGGTTCGACGCCACCGGCCACCTCGCCGCCGCCCACCGGTACGGGCTGCGGGCGGCGGGCACGGTGGACCACTCCGCCGTGCTGGCGTTCGGCGACGAGCGGGCGGCGTTCCGCGCGTTCATCGAGGACCACCCCGACGCCGTGCTGCCGGTGGACACCTACGACACCCTGGCCGGGGTGCGGGCCGCGATCGAGTCCGGCCGGCCGGCCGGGGTGCGGTTGGGCTCCGGCGACCTCGGCGAGCTGTCGGTGCGAACGCGGGAACTGCTCGACGCCGCCGGGCTGCACGACACCCGCATCGTGGTCGGTGGCGGGCTCGACGAGCACGGCATCGCCGCGCTCGTGGCGGCGGGCGCGCCGATCGACGTCTTCGGCGTGGGAACCCGCCTGGGCGTGTGCGCCGACGCACCGTTGTTGGACAGCGCCTGCGAACTGGTCGACTACGACGGCAGGCCGGTGGCGGGGCCGTCCCGGGGCCGGACCACCACGCCGGGCGCCAAGCAGGTCCACCGGGGCACCGCCGCGGAGGGTGACGTGCTGGCCACGCGCGACGAACCGGTGCCCGCGGGCCGTGAGCCGCTGCTGGTGCCGGTCATGACGGCCGGTCGCCGGACCGGGCCGGTGCGCACCGCGGCGGAAGCGGTGGCGGACGCGTGCGAGTGCTTCCGCGTCGACGCGTTGTGGCTGCCCCCGGAGACGCGGCAACTGCGCGGCGCGCGGCCGGTCCCCGTCCGGCTGAGCCACCGGCTGGCGGCGCTCACCACGCGGGTGCGCGAGAACGGGGGCAGGACGACCGAGTAG
- a CDS encoding CBS domain-containing protein, translating into MPLHVVNAYAYEPLAEWAMTSEQEARARSEELIGEALRSAPVVDGRRLVGVVTRRDMLRAVSRDDRALGAEVRRRPGRYADADRLAGEGLRVPAFARARVPEGFELTEEALHGAEFPGLQAMHDPPRPEAVDAVRRRRARPP; encoded by the coding sequence GTGCCGTTGCACGTGGTCAACGCCTACGCCTACGAGCCGCTGGCCGAGTGGGCGATGACGAGTGAGCAGGAGGCGCGCGCCCGCTCGGAGGAGCTGATCGGGGAAGCGCTGCGCAGCGCCCCCGTCGTGGACGGCAGGCGCCTGGTCGGCGTCGTCACCCGGCGGGACATGCTGCGCGCGGTCAGCCGCGACGACCGGGCGCTCGGAGCCGAGGTGCGGCGCCGCCCCGGCCGCTACGCCGACGCCGACCGCCTCGCCGGGGAGGGCCTGCGCGTGCCGGCGTTCGCCCGCGCCCGCGTGCCCGAGGGCTTCGAGCTGACCGAGGAGGCGTTGCACGGCGCGGAGTTCCCGGGGTTGCAGGCGATGCACGACCCGCCCCGGCCCGAGGCGGTCGACGCCGTGCGGAGGAGGCGCGCACGGCCGCCGTGA
- a CDS encoding universal stress protein: protein MTGPVVVGVDGSLPALQAVRWATEEARTRGVPLRLVHAEMPLPADVPDLTGRARAGLHHQAWRWLREAADAARAVDPDVALNLHVEVADPVPLLIAESADAGLVVLGSRGLGGFTALLLGSTAIAVTGRGGCPVVVVRGAADAGGPVVVGVDGEHPAVLGHAFEQAAVRGVPLVAVHAWHAPPEAFRDAMADTLGIDVADHDAAHGGRLAAALVPWREKHPNVPVELVVAHGNAARALLAHARDASLVVVGCHGRSTLTGWLLGSTSHALLHHAPCPVLVIREAGAMP from the coding sequence ATGACCGGACCCGTGGTGGTCGGTGTCGACGGCTCGCTGCCCGCGCTCCAGGCGGTGCGGTGGGCGACGGAGGAGGCCCGCACCAGGGGAGTCCCCCTGCGGCTGGTGCACGCGGAGATGCCGCTGCCCGCCGACGTGCCCGACCTCACCGGGCGCGCCCGCGCGGGACTGCACCACCAGGCGTGGCGGTGGCTGCGCGAGGCCGCCGACGCGGCCCGCGCGGTCGACCCGGACGTGGCGCTGAACCTGCACGTCGAGGTCGCCGACCCGGTGCCGCTGCTGATCGCCGAGTCCGCCGACGCGGGCCTGGTGGTCCTCGGCTCGCGCGGCCTCGGCGGGTTCACCGCCCTGCTGCTGGGCTCCACCGCCATCGCGGTGACCGGCCGCGGCGGGTGCCCGGTGGTCGTGGTGCGCGGTGCCGCGGACGCCGGTGGCCCCGTGGTCGTCGGGGTCGACGGCGAGCACCCGGCCGTGCTGGGGCACGCGTTCGAGCAGGCGGCTGTCCGTGGGGTGCCGCTGGTCGCCGTGCACGCCTGGCACGCCCCGCCGGAGGCGTTCCGCGACGCGATGGCCGACACGCTGGGCATCGACGTCGCCGACCACGACGCCGCGCACGGCGGCAGGCTCGCCGCGGCGCTGGTCCCGTGGCGGGAGAAGCACCCGAACGTGCCCGTGGAGCTGGTCGTGGCCCACGGCAACGCCGCCCGCGCCCTGCTCGCCCACGCCCGCGACGCCTCACTGGTCGTGGTCGGCTGCCACGGTCGGAGCACGCTGACCGGGTGGCTGTTGGGCTCCACCAGTCACGCCCTGCTGCACCACGCGCCGTGCCCGGTGCTGGTGATCAGGGAAGCGGGCGCCATGCCGTGA